AGTAGTAACCCCCAGGAGGCCGCTGGTCGTATGTACTGGGTTTGCGCTTGACTGCTGTCTTCACAACGCTTCGAATGCAGGATTAGGCGGGAGTAGCTCAGTTGGCTAGAGCATCAGCCTTCCAAGCTGAGGGTCGCGGGTTCGAGTCCCGTTTCCCGCTCCAAATTCTGTGCAGGCCCACATAGCTCAGGAGGTAGAGCACTTCCTTGGTAAGGAAGAGGTCTCCGGTTCGAGTCCGGATGTGGGCTCCATTTTTAAAACTAACCAATAGAGAAGAGATTCTCTGCAAACCTAGCTATTAGATCGGAGGATGCCATGGCAAAGGCAAAATTTGAGAGGAATAAGCCGCACGTAAACATAGGGACGATTGGTCACGTAGACCATGGCAAGACGACCCTGACAGCGGCTATCACCAAGGTATTGGCAGGCAAGGGTCAGGCCGAGTTCAAGGCATTCGACCAGATCGACAACGCACCGGAAGAGCGTGAGCGTGGTATTACCATTGCTACCGCCCACGTAGAGTATGAAACCGACAAGCGTCACTATGCTCACGTTGACTGCCCAGGCCACGCAGACTATGTAAAGAACATGATTACCGGTGCAGCGCAGATGGACGGTGCAATCCTCGTCGTTTCCGCAGCAGACGGTCCCATGCCCCAGACCCGTGAGCATATCCTGCTCGCTCGTCAGGTAGGCGTACCTTACATCGTAGTATTCCTGAACAAGGCGGACATGGTTGACGATGCCGAGCTTCTTGAGCTCGTAGAGCTTGAGATTCGCGAACTGCTCTCCAGCTATGACTTCCCTGGTGACGACGTACCCATCATCAAAGGGTCTGCCCTCCAGGCACTCAATGGCGAAAAAGGTGAACTGGCAGAGCCTGCCATCTTTGCCCTC
The sequence above is a segment of the Geoanaerobacter pelophilus genome. Coding sequences within it:
- a CDS encoding elongation factor Tu, with the translated sequence MAKAKFERNKPHVNIGTIGHVDHGKTTLTAAITKVLAGKGQAEFKAFDQIDNAPEERERGITIATAHVEYETDKRHYAHVDCPGHADYVKNMITGAAQMDGAILVVSAADGPMPQTREHILLARQVGVPYIVVFLNKADMVDDAELLELVELEIRELLSSYDFPGDDVPIIKGSALQALNGEKGELAEPAIFALMDAVDSYIPEPERAIDKPFLMPVEDVFSISGRGTVATGRVERGIVKVGEEIEIVGIKATAKTTVTGV